In Physeter macrocephalus isolate SW-GA chromosome 2, ASM283717v5, whole genome shotgun sequence, a single window of DNA contains:
- the RPRM gene encoding protein reprimo: MNPTLGNQTDVAGLFLANSSEALERAVRCCTQASVVTDDGFAEGGPDERSLYIMRVVQIAVMCVLSLTVVFGIFFLGCNLLIKSEGMINFLVKDRRPSKEVEAVVVGPY, translated from the coding sequence ATGAATCCGACGCTGGGCAACCAGACCGATGTGGCCGGCCTGTTCCTAGCCAACAGCAGTGAGGCACTGGAGCGCGCCGTGCGCTGCTGCACCCAGGCATCCGTGGTGACCGACGACGGCTTCGCGGAGGGCGGCCCGGACGAGCGTAGCCTGTATATCATGCGCGTGGTGCAGATCGCCGTCATGTGCGTGCTCTCGCTCACCGTGGTCTTCGGTATCTTCTTCCTTGGCTGCAACCTCCTCATCAAGTCCGAGGGCATGATCAACTTCCTAGTGAAGGACCGGAGACCGTCTAAAGAGGTGGAGGCCGTGGTCGTGGGGCCCTACTGA